Below is a genomic region from Candidatus Binatia bacterium.
GCGGTCGGCGCGCCCCGGGGGCGCGGTCCCTCGCCCGAACCAAACGAACCCGGCACTTGAGCCGGCGCGGGCACCCGCGCTACCGTCCGTAATATGCCCCCGAAGGTGTACATCGACGGCCACGTCGGTACCACCGGCCTGCGCATCCGCGAGTGGCTTGCGGGCCGCGACGACATCGAGGTGCTGGCGCTGCCCGAGGCGGAACGGAAGAACGAGGCGGCGCGACGCGAGCTACTCAGGGCCGCCGACGTCACTATCCTTTGCCTGCCCGACGACGCCGCCCGCGACGCCGTGGCGTGGGCCGCCGACGCACCGACACGCATCATCGATGCCAGCACCGCGCACCGCGTGGCATCCGGTTGGGTCTACGGACTCCCGGAACTGACCGCCGAACAGCGCGCGGCGATCCGCGATGCCAGGCGGGTTTCCAATCCCGGCTGCTATTCGTCGGCGGTCATCCTGCTGCTCCGCCCGCTCATCGATGGCGGCGTCTTGCCGCCGGCGGCGCCCCTCACCTGCCACGCACTCTCCGGCTATTCGGGCGGCGGCCGTCAGCTCATCGAGAAGTGGGAGGACCCCCGGGGCGGCTTGCTGGCGCTGGCGTACGAAGCTCCCTACGCACTCGATCGCGTCCATAAGCACGTCCCGGAAATGATGCGCCACGGCGGGCTACAGCGGGAGCCGTACTTCGAGCCCGCGGTCGGACCGTTCCGCTGCGGCATGCGCGTTCAGATTCCCTTGCACGCGGACGTCCTGGCGCCCGGCCACGGCGGGGCAAGCGTGTGGGAGGCGCTCGATGCCCGCTACCGGACCGAGCCCTTTGTGCGGGTCCTGCCGCTGGCGGCTGCGGCGCACGACGAACGCAGTTTCGACCCGCAGGCGTGCAACGACACCAATCGCATCGAGTTGCAGGTATTGCCGCATCCGTCGGGACACGTGTTGCTGATGGCGCGCCTCGATAATCTGGGTAAGGGCGCCAGCGGCGTCGCGATCCAGAATCTCAATTTGATGCTCGGGCTCGACGAAACCGCCGGTCTGCGACGTTGACGATTTCGGGAGGCGAAAGGAGGGCGATGCCGATGCGACTGTTCCGACTGCGCTACAGCCCCTTCGCGCTGAAGGTACAGAAGGTTCTCGACCTGCTCGGGCTTAGCTACGAGGCGGTCGAC
It encodes:
- the argC gene encoding N-acetyl-gamma-glutamyl-phosphate reductase; translation: MPPKVYIDGHVGTTGLRIREWLAGRDDIEVLALPEAERKNEAARRELLRAADVTILCLPDDAARDAVAWAADAPTRIIDASTAHRVASGWVYGLPELTAEQRAAIRDARRVSNPGCYSSAVILLLRPLIDGGVLPPAAPLTCHALSGYSGGGRQLIEKWEDPRGGLLALAYEAPYALDRVHKHVPEMMRHGGLQREPYFEPAVGPFRCGMRVQIPLHADVLAPGHGGASVWEALDARYRTEPFVRVLPLAAAAHDERSFDPQACNDTNRIELQVLPHPSGHVLLMARLDNLGKGASGVAIQNLNLMLGLDETAGLRR